One window of Corynebacterium accolens genomic DNA carries:
- a CDS encoding helix-turn-helix domain-containing protein yields MAFIVHLHKRGWRELRPVMGGAMPAERLDTEWNDLVRSIEGDVGTFVDEFITEFLARSPYGDIAVDESDLRETSRAVFTALITKLWDAPQGESALPVGEQAALDRRLQEFGRLRALQGISITAVVEIMRLDFIVLWRGLAKRSTPQTQRALIANAERVQAAVDEISSQVRVAFMQQQAAMRNDARVSAHRHLERLFNAPELSQNQLESIAQALGVDQHEVYDVLVAGPSHAAQLEQALAPYLAAGSAWGIYVRQAFCAFYPVATARGNEAAPTASPEVADALAPEESCGLDRAREMTAKAVSSIVLPAQRGIGAVRACSGGLIDMAAAVEASGVMGDKGPIAAEEALPIALSSYAYHLLPGGTDEPVNCMERLPDKERTKLIDTVTSYFADGSIKSTARALDCHRNTVINRLKHFQAVTGLSPLVPADAFYIGMVLYRLKHPVK; encoded by the coding sequence GTGGCTTTTATTGTGCATTTGCACAAAAGAGGTTGGAGAGAGCTGAGGCCGGTAATGGGAGGTGCAATGCCCGCAGAAAGGCTGGATACAGAGTGGAATGACCTCGTCCGCAGCATCGAAGGGGATGTGGGCACATTCGTCGATGAGTTCATCACGGAGTTTTTAGCACGCAGCCCCTACGGTGATATCGCCGTTGATGAGTCGGATTTGCGGGAAACTTCACGGGCGGTATTTACCGCATTGATTACTAAACTATGGGATGCTCCCCAGGGCGAGTCGGCCCTTCCTGTTGGCGAGCAAGCAGCGCTTGATAGGCGCTTACAGGAATTTGGCCGCTTGCGGGCACTGCAAGGGATTTCCATTACTGCGGTGGTAGAGATCATGCGCCTAGACTTCATCGTTCTTTGGCGCGGGCTAGCTAAGCGTTCCACCCCACAGACTCAACGTGCTCTAATCGCGAATGCAGAGCGGGTACAAGCTGCCGTTGATGAGATTTCTTCCCAAGTCAGGGTGGCGTTTATGCAGCAACAAGCGGCGATGCGCAATGACGCGAGGGTCAGTGCGCACCGTCACTTGGAAAGACTGTTTAATGCCCCAGAGCTAAGTCAGAACCAATTAGAGTCTATTGCCCAGGCCTTAGGGGTGGACCAACATGAGGTTTATGATGTTCTCGTTGCTGGTCCCTCACACGCCGCCCAGTTGGAGCAGGCTTTGGCGCCGTATCTGGCGGCCGGTTCGGCGTGGGGTATTTATGTGCGCCAGGCTTTTTGCGCTTTTTACCCGGTTGCAACAGCACGAGGTAATGAGGCGGCACCAACGGCAAGTCCAGAGGTTGCAGACGCGTTAGCACCAGAGGAATCCTGTGGCTTAGATCGTGCCCGTGAGATGACTGCGAAGGCCGTTTCCAGCATTGTTCTGCCAGCCCAACGTGGGATTGGGGCGGTGCGCGCGTGTAGTGGCGGGCTTATTGATATGGCGGCGGCGGTAGAAGCTTCCGGCGTGATGGGTGATAAGGGACCAATAGCAGCCGAGGAAGCTTTGCCCATAGCCTTAAGTAGTTATGCGTATCATCTGCTTCCCGGCGGTACTGATGAGCCCGTAAACTGTATGGAGCGATTGCCGGACAAAGAACGCACCAAGTTGATTGATACAGTCACATCCTATTTTGCGGACGGTTCTATCAAAAGCACCGCCCGCGCGCTGGATTGTCATCGCAATACAGTCATTAACCGGCTCAAGCACTTTCAAGCAGTAACAGGGTTATCACCATTGGTGCCTGCCGATGCGTTCTACATAGGAATGGTGCTCTATCGGCTAAAGCACCCTGTTAAATAG
- a CDS encoding MFS transporter, with protein MSEPHKTALSGAHQNEENISEEVVSQDMGRIALSAFVGTALEWYDFFLFGTASALIFNHLFFASGDPATAALASFATFGVGFLARPLGGVLFGQMGDRWGRRPALILSIVVIGTATGLVGVLPDYFAIGIAAPILLTLLRLLQGIAVGGEWGGATTLAIEHAPEEKRARYASLVQVGSPAGTLLSSGAFALVFMLDDGQVDSWGWRIPFLAAFPLLGVALWIRMQVEESPVFRALENEAESAPKGSLKELFTQCAPQLLWSTLAALLGIGGFFVMNTYVLSYGSSALGLERQSLVNATVLAAVFQILILFFLGRLAERIGSSRVVVFGGILTAIAAWPLWLMIDTGNMALVTVAIVLGICFATIPYSVIGVLLGQMFPANLRYSGMAISYNVSGAISGLLPLIATWLNSFHEEQSIVPAIIILIIIALATALGGFMGGRHQRSDDVQVRES; from the coding sequence TTGTCCGAACCACACAAAACGGCCCTTTCTGGGGCGCACCAGAACGAGGAAAATATAAGTGAGGAAGTCGTAAGCCAAGATATGGGACGGATTGCCTTATCGGCATTCGTCGGTACTGCCTTGGAATGGTATGACTTCTTCTTATTCGGTACAGCTTCGGCTCTGATTTTTAATCACCTATTTTTTGCATCAGGGGACCCGGCAACCGCGGCGTTGGCATCCTTTGCCACTTTTGGTGTGGGATTTTTAGCTCGTCCGCTAGGCGGCGTGCTGTTTGGTCAAATGGGCGACAGATGGGGACGCCGCCCCGCATTGATTCTTTCCATTGTGGTTATTGGTACTGCAACTGGGCTGGTAGGTGTCCTCCCAGATTACTTTGCCATAGGCATCGCCGCGCCTATCCTGCTGACATTGTTACGGCTTCTGCAAGGTATTGCAGTTGGTGGTGAATGGGGTGGCGCAACCACACTCGCTATTGAACACGCACCGGAAGAAAAGCGTGCTCGATATGCATCGCTCGTACAGGTCGGTTCGCCTGCAGGCACATTGCTTTCCTCCGGCGCTTTTGCCTTGGTCTTTATGCTGGACGATGGCCAAGTAGATTCGTGGGGCTGGCGAATTCCATTCCTTGCAGCTTTCCCTTTGCTCGGGGTAGCGCTATGGATTCGTATGCAGGTTGAAGAATCTCCTGTATTTCGGGCCTTGGAAAATGAAGCAGAAAGCGCACCAAAAGGTTCGCTCAAGGAGCTGTTTACTCAATGCGCGCCTCAGCTTTTGTGGTCGACTCTCGCTGCGCTTTTGGGTATCGGTGGATTCTTCGTGATGAACACATACGTGCTGAGTTATGGTTCTTCGGCGCTTGGGCTAGAAAGGCAGTCATTGGTCAATGCGACTGTCTTGGCCGCTGTATTCCAGATACTCATCTTGTTCTTTTTAGGCCGCCTTGCAGAGAGGATTGGCAGCAGTCGAGTGGTTGTCTTCGGCGGCATTTTAACCGCTATTGCGGCATGGCCATTGTGGCTAATGATCGACACTGGGAATATGGCATTGGTAACGGTGGCCATCGTTTTGGGGATTTGCTTTGCCACCATTCCTTATTCCGTTATTGGCGTGTTGTTGGGGCAGATGTTCCCAGCCAATCTTCGCTATTCCGGCATGGCCATTAGCTACAACGTATCAGGCGCAATCTCGGGGCTTTTGCCGCTCATTGCTACATGGTTGAACTCTTTCCATGAAGAGCAATCCATAGTTCCAGCCATTATCATCCTCATCATTATTGCTCTTGCGACTGCCCTCGGTGGGTTCATGGGAGGCCGTCACCAACGAAGCGATGATGTGCAGGTTCGGGAGAGTTAG
- a CDS encoding PucR family transcriptional regulator, translating to MSTSTFTWLFHQSKLQLRPLHSPHQSFTTVQASELKNPTEFTKEGAVVLTLGLAFEHSPADFSLYARTLASAGVHGIGFGTGLVFSKVPPELERACIDHGLTLFEVPRAIPFISIINAVNAEFTRQDQEQRRVFERQQERLNRAATQGINSLITHAGKELHAAVTLTDAQGIEIASATYQGLDALKTTNDSSFSVSDSPSTAHSVNSKNSGNLSTVTTYFQSNSQHRYGLTVCATEKIGSFDRALIRHVVGLAGLLLQPPWSTAQDLLGQLALAVQLESSVPMLLEAAFSTLSTSDNVTAYLVCADTPAQLRRVLASLKHTTAQGGTNYFHLPVDNSAALIVTAPADDVSQEKVLSAPNLPTVRVSILPRIPWREVNPELIAQMNKHAHSLDRGTSGVYSSPAPDWLHNPYVREALEKRRRTTIDVLTDYDTEHGTQLLPTLQAFLLAGSQIASASERLAVHRHTVRARIGKIQALCGVDLADPIVSAELLLLVVSD from the coding sequence ATGAGCACCAGTACTTTTACCTGGCTTTTTCACCAAAGCAAACTACAACTGCGCCCGCTTCATTCTCCACACCAGTCTTTCACCACGGTCCAAGCCAGTGAACTTAAAAATCCCACCGAATTCACCAAGGAAGGAGCAGTCGTCCTTACCTTGGGTCTGGCCTTTGAACACTCCCCGGCGGACTTCTCTCTCTACGCACGCACGCTGGCCTCGGCCGGTGTACACGGCATCGGATTCGGAACCGGCTTGGTTTTTTCTAAGGTGCCTCCCGAGCTAGAACGCGCATGCATAGACCATGGCCTTACGCTATTTGAGGTCCCCCGTGCCATTCCGTTCATATCCATCATCAACGCTGTAAATGCGGAGTTCACCCGCCAAGACCAAGAACAACGACGCGTATTTGAGCGCCAACAAGAGCGATTAAATCGTGCTGCGACCCAAGGCATTAATTCGCTCATAACTCATGCCGGAAAAGAGCTACACGCCGCAGTCACCCTCACCGATGCCCAGGGCATTGAGATTGCAAGTGCTACGTATCAAGGACTCGATGCGTTGAAAACAACGAATGATTCCAGTTTCTCTGTCTCGGACTCACCGTCAACGGCACATTCTGTGAACTCTAAAAATTCAGGGAACCTATCCACGGTAACTACCTACTTCCAGAGCAATTCCCAGCATCGTTACGGGCTCACAGTCTGCGCCACCGAAAAAATAGGCTCTTTTGACCGCGCGCTAATCCGACATGTAGTCGGGCTAGCTGGCTTGCTTCTGCAGCCCCCGTGGTCCACTGCACAGGACCTTTTGGGACAACTAGCCCTAGCTGTGCAATTGGAATCCTCAGTGCCAATGCTCCTAGAGGCTGCATTTTCAACACTCTCCACATCCGATAACGTCACCGCTTACTTAGTGTGCGCTGACACCCCAGCACAGTTACGGCGAGTCCTAGCTTCACTAAAACATACGACCGCACAAGGCGGAACCAATTACTTCCACCTGCCCGTAGATAACTCGGCTGCTCTAATCGTCACCGCCCCCGCAGACGATGTATCGCAGGAAAAAGTACTTTCCGCACCCAATCTTCCAACAGTGCGTGTTTCAATCCTTCCGCGAATACCCTGGCGCGAAGTCAATCCCGAGCTAATAGCGCAGATGAATAAACATGCACATAGCCTTGACCGCGGGACGAGCGGCGTCTACTCATCACCCGCACCAGATTGGCTACATAACCCGTACGTCCGCGAGGCACTAGAAAAACGCCGCCGCACCACCATAGATGTTTTGACTGATTACGATACCGAGCACGGGACACAATTGCTCCCCACTCTTCAAGCATTCTTGCTCGCTGGCTCTCAAATCGCTTCCGCCTCGGAACGCCTCGCGGTCCACCGACATACCGTGCGCGCCCGAATCGGAAAAATTCAAGCACTCTGCGGAGTCGACCTCGCAGATCCGATTGTTAGCGCTGAGCTCCTACTCCTAGTGGTCAGCGACTAA
- the gabT gene encoding 4-aminobutyrate--2-oxoglutarate transaminase, with protein sequence MRELEYRLEQTRKVEGQLPGPKSAEWDARRKAALPAGLNPGLPGYVVDADGGILVDADGNRFIDLASGIAVTSAGASNPAVVQAVQEAVGHFTHTSFPISPYASYVEVAEKLNAVTPGDHEKRTILFNSGAEAVENAVKIARNYSGKTSVAVMDRAFHGRTNLTMAMTAKQSPYKSGFGPFAPDVFRAPMSYPVRDGLSGEEAAKRTITTLEQEIGASNLACVVIEPIQGEGGFVVPAEGYLPAIVQWCKDNDVIFIADEIQAGMMRTGTWFASEHEGIVPDMITTAKGIASGMPLSAVTGRAEIMDAPQPGGLGGTYTGNPVACAAALATFKEFEEKDFGSRATRLEDIAREELAELIKDERVADFRGRGAMLALEFVTADGEPDSELVHKIAAAAKEEGILILTCGLDHNVIRFLPSLAIPEHLWREGLQAVVDKFHEFK encoded by the coding sequence ATGCGAGAGCTTGAATACCGTTTGGAGCAAACGCGCAAGGTAGAGGGACAGCTCCCTGGCCCAAAGAGTGCTGAATGGGATGCCCGGCGTAAGGCTGCACTGCCGGCTGGGCTCAATCCAGGTTTGCCTGGCTACGTGGTGGATGCCGATGGCGGAATCCTTGTAGACGCAGATGGAAACCGATTCATCGACTTGGCTTCCGGCATTGCAGTGACCTCTGCGGGCGCCTCTAATCCGGCGGTTGTACAGGCAGTACAGGAGGCGGTCGGGCATTTCACGCATACGTCTTTTCCCATCTCACCGTATGCCTCATACGTCGAGGTTGCGGAAAAGCTCAATGCGGTGACACCCGGTGATCACGAAAAGCGCACCATCCTATTTAATTCTGGAGCGGAGGCTGTAGAAAACGCGGTCAAGATTGCCCGCAATTACAGTGGTAAAACCAGTGTGGCCGTGATGGACCGCGCGTTCCACGGCCGCACCAACCTCACTATGGCGATGACCGCCAAGCAAAGCCCTTATAAGTCAGGGTTTGGGCCATTTGCGCCGGATGTCTTCCGCGCACCGATGTCTTATCCGGTTCGCGATGGCCTTAGTGGAGAAGAAGCCGCAAAACGCACTATTACCACTTTGGAACAAGAGATCGGTGCCTCTAATTTGGCTTGTGTGGTCATCGAGCCGATCCAGGGTGAAGGCGGCTTCGTTGTTCCTGCGGAAGGTTATCTTCCCGCCATTGTTCAGTGGTGTAAGGATAATGACGTTATCTTTATCGCAGACGAAATCCAGGCTGGCATGATGCGCACTGGTACTTGGTTTGCTAGTGAGCATGAGGGCATTGTTCCCGATATGATCACTACCGCGAAGGGCATTGCCTCTGGCATGCCGCTTTCTGCTGTAACTGGGCGTGCCGAAATTATGGATGCTCCGCAACCAGGCGGCCTTGGCGGCACTTATACCGGTAACCCGGTGGCCTGTGCAGCTGCCTTGGCCACATTTAAAGAATTTGAAGAAAAAGACTTCGGCTCTCGTGCCACCCGTTTGGAAGACATTGCGCGAGAGGAACTGGCGGAGCTTATCAAGGATGAGCGTGTTGCCGACTTCCGCGGTCGCGGCGCGATGCTGGCACTGGAGTTTGTCACAGCGGACGGTGAGCCAGACTCTGAGTTGGTGCATAAGATTGCCGCCGCTGCGAAGGAGGAAGGAATTCTGATATTGACCTGTGGTCTTGACCACAACGTCATCCGCTTCCTGCCTTCACTAGCTATTCCAGAGCACTTGTGGCGCGAGGGCTTGCAGGCGGTCGTGGACAAATTCCACGAATTTAAGTAA
- a CDS encoding histidinol-phosphate transaminase: protein MLRDDLHKFPDYKPGKTEPNKLKLSANEIPNPPLPSVLGAMTQAASVANRYQINGSPELRAELSTYLGLPEENIAVAPGASAIVQQAVMATCHTGDEVIFPWRSFEAYPLYVRMAGAEPIMTPLTHDDRLGLDAVIDAITDRTRLIILCNPNNPTGTTISQEEFENFMARVPKDIVVLLDEAYWEYNDDPDSPNAAKEIQNYPNLIGARTFSKAFGLAGARVGYGMASPELVDALNLLALPLTVSYIGELGAIAALHAQDELDARVDETKRQRTRVAQALGVPESRANFVWLPRGDAKEVERKISEEGIIIRRYLDEGVRVSITTEEETTAFLNAWERAGIQPWEGETGD from the coding sequence ATGCTACGCGATGATTTGCACAAATTCCCCGACTACAAGCCCGGTAAAACTGAGCCAAATAAGCTCAAGCTTTCTGCAAATGAAATTCCAAATCCACCCCTTCCATCCGTTCTGGGGGCTATGACGCAGGCGGCTTCTGTGGCGAATCGGTACCAAATCAATGGCTCACCAGAACTGCGAGCGGAACTATCGACTTATCTGGGCCTACCAGAAGAAAACATCGCGGTAGCCCCAGGAGCATCCGCCATTGTGCAGCAAGCAGTGATGGCTACCTGCCATACCGGCGACGAAGTCATCTTTCCATGGCGCTCTTTTGAAGCCTATCCGCTGTATGTGCGCATGGCTGGCGCCGAACCCATAATGACTCCGCTTACACATGATGACCGACTAGGCCTCGATGCAGTGATCGATGCAATCACCGATAGAACGCGCCTTATCATCCTGTGCAACCCTAATAATCCCACCGGCACCACCATTAGCCAGGAAGAATTCGAAAACTTCATGGCTCGGGTACCGAAGGACATCGTGGTCCTCCTAGATGAAGCCTACTGGGAATACAACGATGATCCGGATAGCCCAAATGCGGCCAAGGAGATTCAGAACTACCCAAATCTCATTGGCGCCCGGACTTTCTCCAAAGCCTTTGGTCTTGCAGGCGCGCGCGTGGGCTATGGCATGGCATCACCCGAGCTTGTCGATGCCCTCAATCTCCTCGCCTTGCCCCTCACTGTCAGCTACATTGGCGAACTGGGCGCTATCGCCGCACTTCATGCTCAAGATGAGCTGGATGCACGCGTGGACGAAACCAAACGCCAGCGCACCCGCGTGGCACAGGCCCTCGGTGTTCCCGAATCACGTGCCAATTTCGTCTGGTTACCACGAGGTGATGCTAAAGAAGTAGAACGAAAGATTTCGGAGGAAGGCATTATTATCCGTCGTTACCTCGATGAGGGCGTGCGCGTTTCTATCACCACCGAAGAAGAGACAACAGCCTTCCTCAACGCTTGGGAGCGCGCCGGTATCCAGCCTTGGGAAGGGGAAACCGGCGACTAG
- a CDS encoding amino acid permease: MSTPIHDPANTENTDNPSSPGDNSQQKQKAETTGSTLSWVITLFGTAVGAGILFLPLNAGSFGFWPLVFATVFIFPLVYFSHRTYARIVSGAPKEQHGKDVLELVRHYLGRNGGLFIAILYWLAIVPTVLIYGISITNVVDSFIVNQLDGPSINRWVLSIVCVGIMTGLFAIGRKPMLWLAQILVYPLIITLAATSFYLIPKWDIQSFIHFEYEDGGLSILKGILLILPVLVFSFSHMAALSQFSVDMQPAYGDKTEKHVSRTEVYTAALLVVFTMFFVWSCVLALGADGMKEATEQNIPVLSYFANITGSQFMAYMAPIITMCAIISSYFGHMLGSEEGTEYLLRIAVPRLANKVSRRTLLNIIYIIVFTATTLVSVYNPSIVDMISVVGGIFVAFLVYLLPVYMFKKFDDYSQFKDDIWNYFVFGMGLVIMAVTVWNLI; encoded by the coding sequence ATGAGTACCCCAATTCACGATCCGGCGAACACAGAAAACACTGATAATCCTTCCTCGCCGGGTGATAATTCGCAGCAAAAGCAAAAGGCCGAAACGACTGGTTCCACTCTTTCCTGGGTAATCACCTTGTTTGGCACCGCCGTTGGTGCCGGCATTCTTTTCTTACCGCTTAACGCCGGTTCGTTTGGCTTTTGGCCGCTGGTATTTGCCACAGTTTTCATCTTCCCGCTGGTGTACTTTTCTCACCGGACTTACGCTCGGATCGTCAGCGGTGCCCCAAAAGAACAGCACGGCAAAGATGTCCTGGAGCTTGTACGCCATTACTTAGGTCGCAATGGTGGACTTTTCATCGCCATTTTGTATTGGTTGGCCATCGTCCCGACGGTGCTCATTTATGGCATCAGCATCACCAACGTGGTCGACAGTTTCATTGTCAACCAGCTCGATGGCCCCAGCATTAACCGGTGGGTACTATCTATCGTCTGCGTTGGCATCATGACTGGCCTTTTTGCCATTGGCCGCAAGCCCATGCTGTGGCTAGCGCAAATACTGGTCTACCCGCTCATCATCACCCTGGCTGCCACCTCGTTCTATTTGATTCCAAAGTGGGATATCCAAAGTTTTATCCACTTTGAGTATGAAGACGGTGGCTTAAGCATCCTGAAAGGGATTCTGTTAATTCTGCCAGTCCTGGTCTTTTCCTTTTCCCACATGGCAGCGCTTTCACAATTCTCCGTAGATATGCAGCCCGCCTACGGCGATAAGACGGAAAAACATGTCTCTCGCACGGAGGTCTATACTGCCGCTCTGCTGGTCGTATTCACCATGTTCTTCGTCTGGTCCTGTGTACTAGCTCTGGGTGCAGACGGCATGAAGGAAGCGACCGAGCAAAACATCCCCGTGTTGTCCTACTTTGCAAACATTACGGGCTCACAATTCATGGCCTACATGGCGCCGATTATCACCATGTGCGCAATCATTTCTTCCTACTTTGGACACATGTTGGGCTCTGAGGAAGGCACGGAGTATTTGCTGCGCATCGCTGTACCGCGATTGGCAAATAAGGTGTCCCGCCGTACCTTGCTCAATATCATTTACATCATTGTGTTTACGGCTACCACCTTGGTGTCCGTCTATAACCCTTCCATTGTGGACATGATTTCCGTGGTCGGTGGCATCTTCGTTGCCTTCTTGGTCTACCTACTGCCCGTCTACATGTTTAAGAAGTTTGATGACTATTCCCAGTTCAAGGATGATATCTGGAATTACTTCGTCTTTGGAATGGGCCTTGTCATTATGGCCGTAACGGTCTGGAACCTGATTTAA
- a CDS encoding thiamine pyrophosphate-dependent enzyme: MTRRHVGTAIAESLAAHGTSRAFLVPGESFLPVLDGLYNSPVEAIVSRQEGGASYMAEAYGKATGEPGVAMVTRGPGASNAFVGVHTGWQDGTPMVIFVGLIPFSDRDRESFQEFDPKAWFGTQAKQVFVLDDPTRASRVVAEAFFQAKQGRPGPVIVGLPEDVLYQDFEGEIEAPIPVTEGAVSAADAAYVSEKLAAAKKPLIFAGGGRWTPESARAIEKFAEINQIPVVHDFRASDRISFSSPANAGWLGYGRNDRAAELLSEADVLLEVGALLTDVPSDGYTLRQDPHAENIVVNIDTGLRGHSGAISRHILASPVALAEALDNINTGEISSAQSEWFKNARRAHQEFSTIPSESDWRATSAGTAHMEAVIKALQDQLPEEAIFTFGAGNHCIWAQQFLPTQHYPSQLAARNGSMGYSVPGAVSAKLQFPERPVVAIAGDGEYLMNGQELATAVQFGAPFLTVIMTNGEFGTIRDHQKNHFPDRVSGTQLANPDFAAVAKGYGAHGESVDADADVAGAIERALKAVNNGIPAVVNVYTDQDLSLPAAR, from the coding sequence ATGACTCGTCGCCATGTTGGTACCGCTATCGCCGAATCCCTGGCTGCCCACGGCACCTCTCGGGCATTCCTCGTCCCTGGGGAAAGCTTCCTGCCTGTCCTGGACGGGCTGTATAACTCACCTGTAGAAGCGATCGTGTCCCGCCAAGAAGGCGGCGCTTCCTATATGGCAGAGGCTTACGGCAAGGCTACGGGCGAGCCCGGTGTTGCCATGGTCACCCGCGGCCCCGGCGCGTCCAATGCCTTCGTAGGAGTCCACACCGGCTGGCAGGATGGCACTCCAATGGTTATCTTCGTCGGTCTCATCCCCTTCTCTGACCGCGACCGTGAGTCCTTCCAGGAATTCGACCCTAAGGCGTGGTTTGGCACTCAGGCCAAGCAGGTTTTCGTCCTCGATGATCCAACGCGCGCCTCCCGCGTCGTGGCAGAAGCCTTCTTCCAGGCCAAGCAAGGCCGTCCCGGCCCCGTGATCGTGGGATTACCAGAAGATGTGCTCTACCAGGACTTTGAAGGCGAAATTGAAGCACCCATCCCAGTGACGGAGGGAGCCGTTTCTGCAGCGGATGCCGCTTATGTTTCGGAAAAGCTGGCTGCTGCCAAAAAGCCGTTAATTTTTGCCGGCGGCGGCCGCTGGACCCCAGAATCCGCGCGAGCGATCGAAAAGTTCGCGGAAATCAACCAGATTCCCGTGGTGCACGATTTTCGCGCCAGCGACCGCATCTCCTTTTCTTCGCCAGCCAATGCCGGTTGGTTGGGCTATGGCCGCAATGATCGTGCTGCAGAGCTCCTTTCCGAAGCCGATGTGCTACTGGAGGTAGGAGCTTTGCTTACCGATGTCCCCTCCGACGGATATACCTTGCGCCAAGATCCCCATGCGGAAAATATCGTGGTCAACATCGATACCGGCCTACGTGGACATTCCGGAGCCATCAGCCGCCATATCTTGGCTTCCCCCGTTGCCTTGGCGGAAGCCCTCGACAACATCAACACCGGAGAGATATCTTCAGCGCAATCCGAGTGGTTTAAAAACGCTCGTCGCGCTCACCAGGAGTTCTCCACCATTCCAAGTGAGTCGGACTGGCGAGCAACCTCTGCAGGCACCGCGCATATGGAAGCAGTCATTAAGGCGTTGCAAGACCAACTCCCGGAAGAGGCCATTTTTACCTTTGGTGCAGGCAACCACTGCATTTGGGCACAACAATTTCTGCCCACCCAGCACTACCCTTCTCAACTAGCAGCGCGCAACGGGTCGATGGGTTATTCCGTCCCAGGTGCGGTATCGGCGAAATTGCAATTCCCTGAACGCCCCGTGGTTGCCATTGCCGGCGACGGGGAATACCTGATGAATGGTCAGGAACTTGCCACGGCTGTACAATTCGGGGCACCATTTTTGACGGTCATCATGACCAACGGTGAATTCGGCACCATCCGCGATCACCAAAAAAATCACTTCCCAGACCGTGTCTCCGGTACGCAATTGGCTAATCCAGATTTTGCCGCCGTCGCCAAAGGGTACGGTGCCCATGGAGAATCAGTGGATGCGGACGCGGATGTTGCCGGAGCCATCGAACGCGCTTTGAAGGCAGTAAATAACGGCATTCCGGCCGTGGTCAATGTGTATACCGATCAGGATCTGTCATTGCCTGCGGCGCGATAA
- a CDS encoding M20 family metallo-hydrolase: protein MSATSTQDTPEFIEDFHTMSSFGATSGGGIDRQAATDEDAAVRRWFHTWLESHDFRVEYDEIGNQYGLLNFIDGADFVLTGSHMDSQPLAGRFDGSYGVLASAHAALEVKRRVEAGELTPTHNLAVVNWFNEEGSRFTPSMMGSSVYTGKMDLTSAYESTALDGTTARSELERHGFIGSFTPPKAASYAEIHVEQGRGMDNSGATIGLVAETWGAKKFQVTVSGEQGHTGSTLLADRQDALFGASIVISELRRYAEAREGHPLQASVSTMKVLPNSPVTIAREVQMNLDLRSPDWDTLNEGYAAVRDIVSKAELEAKVKIELTPTHEWKLSPYQPEGVHLADAVATELGLKHEQVQTVAGHDSTNMKDTCPTVMLFIPSVDGISHNEAEFTKDEDMEDGVRMMTATLTELCQGALNA from the coding sequence ATGTCTGCTACTTCGACACAAGACACACCGGAATTTATCGAGGACTTTCATACCATGTCTTCTTTCGGTGCCACCTCAGGCGGCGGAATCGACCGTCAGGCAGCCACCGACGAGGATGCTGCCGTACGCCGCTGGTTCCATACTTGGCTAGAAAGCCACGATTTCCGCGTCGAATACGATGAGATTGGCAACCAATACGGATTGCTCAATTTCATAGACGGTGCCGACTTCGTACTCACTGGGTCCCACATGGATTCCCAACCTCTAGCAGGGCGCTTCGACGGCTCTTACGGAGTCCTGGCCTCCGCCCACGCGGCGCTTGAAGTCAAGCGCCGAGTGGAGGCTGGCGAGCTCACCCCCACCCATAATCTCGCGGTGGTCAATTGGTTCAACGAAGAAGGTTCGCGCTTTACACCTTCCATGATGGGTAGCTCGGTTTATACCGGAAAGATGGATCTCACCAGCGCCTATGAATCAACTGCGCTGGATGGGACCACTGCCCGCTCTGAATTGGAACGCCACGGGTTCATCGGCAGCTTTACCCCACCCAAGGCCGCATCGTATGCGGAAATCCATGTCGAGCAGGGACGCGGCATGGATAACTCCGGTGCCACCATCGGGCTCGTGGCTGAGACGTGGGGCGCCAAAAAATTCCAAGTCACTGTCAGCGGCGAACAGGGGCACACTGGATCCACCCTTCTGGCGGATCGTCAAGACGCACTCTTTGGTGCTTCCATTGTGATTTCGGAACTACGCCGCTATGCCGAAGCCCGCGAAGGACACCCGCTGCAGGCCTCCGTTTCGACCATGAAAGTCCTACCCAATTCCCCAGTCACCATCGCCCGCGAAGTGCAGATGAACCTGGACCTGCGTTCCCCAGACTGGGACACGCTCAATGAGGGCTACGCGGCAGTACGCGACATCGTTAGCAAAGCCGAATTAGAAGCCAAGGTAAAAATTGAACTCACCCCCACGCATGAGTGGAAGCTATCGCCCTACCAACCAGAAGGCGTCCACCTGGCCGATGCGGTTGCCACTGAGCTTGGCCTCAAGCACGAACAAGTCCAAACCGTAGCGGGGCACGACTCGACCAATATGAAAGATACTTGTCCCACCGTCATGCTCTTTATCCCCAGCGTAGACGGCATCTCTCATAATGAGGCAGAGTTTACGAAAGATGAAGACATGGAAGACGGCGTGCGCATGATGACAGCCACCCTGACTGAGCTATGCCAAGGCGCACTTAACGCTTAA